The following coding sequences lie in one Syngnathoides biaculeatus isolate LvHL_M chromosome 16, ASM1980259v1, whole genome shotgun sequence genomic window:
- the LOC133513991 gene encoding LIM and SH3 domain protein 1-like isoform X3 → MNPLCSKCNLVVYPTEKINCLDKYWHTKCFRCEVCNMSLNMKNYKGFEKRPYCNAHYPRANFTCVADTPENIRLKQQSKMQSQVLYKEDFEKNRGKSFTVVTDTPELQRLKKSQDQVSNIKYHEEFEKSKTSHLHEEVERSKTQHQQPGNPAPAFQPSAASQNYHYDPVPEPVRPAAAAPPPSAGQKRYRAVYDYAAADEDEVSFMDGDVIVDVQQIDEGWMYGRVERTGQQGMLPANYVEAI, encoded by the exons TACTGGCATACGAAATGCTTTCGCTGCGAGGTCTGCAATATGTCTCTGAACATGAAGAATTACAAAGGCTTTGAGAAGAGACCATACTGCAATGC ACACTACCCCAGGGCAAACTTCACCTGCGTGGCTGACACTCCAGAGAACATCCGTCTCAAACAGCAGAGCAAGATGCAGAGCCAG GTTCTCTATAAGGAGGATTTTgagaagaatagaggaaaatCCTTCACTGTGGTCACAGACACGCCAGAGCTGCAGAGACTCAAGAAATCGCAGGATCAAGTCAGCAAC ATCAAGTACCATGAGGAGTTTGAGAAGAGCAAGACTTCACATCTCCACGAGGAAGTAGAAAGGAGCAAGACTCAGCATCAACAGCCAGGTAACCCTGCCCCAG CTTTCCAGCCTTCTGCTGCCTCTCAGAACTACCACTACGATCCTGTCCCTGAACCTGTACGGCCAGCGGCCGCTGCACCTCCTCCCAGTGCCGGG CAGAAGAGGTACCGGGCGGTGTACGACTACGCCGCCGCAGACGAGGACGAAGTCTCCTTCATGGACGGCGACGTGATCGTGGACGTGCAGCAGATCGACGAGGGCTGGATGTACGGCCGCGTGGAGCGCACTGGCCAGCAGGGAATGCTGCCCGCCAACTACGTGGAGGCCATCTGA
- the LOC133513991 gene encoding LIM and SH3 domain protein 1-like isoform X1: protein MNPLCSKCNLVVYPTEKINCLDKYWHTKCFRCEVCNMSLNMKNYKGFEKRPYCNAHYPRANFTCVADTPENIRLKQQSKMQSQVLYKEDFEKNRGKSFTVVTDTPELQRLKKSQDQVSNIKYHEEFEKSKTSHLHEEVERSKTQHQQPGNPAPAAFQPSAASQNYHYDPVPEPVRPAAAAPPPSAGQKRYRAVYDYAAADEDEVSFMDGDVIVDVQQIDEGWMYGRVERTGQQGMLPANYVEAI, encoded by the exons TACTGGCATACGAAATGCTTTCGCTGCGAGGTCTGCAATATGTCTCTGAACATGAAGAATTACAAAGGCTTTGAGAAGAGACCATACTGCAATGC ACACTACCCCAGGGCAAACTTCACCTGCGTGGCTGACACTCCAGAGAACATCCGTCTCAAACAGCAGAGCAAGATGCAGAGCCAG GTTCTCTATAAGGAGGATTTTgagaagaatagaggaaaatCCTTCACTGTGGTCACAGACACGCCAGAGCTGCAGAGACTCAAGAAATCGCAGGATCAAGTCAGCAAC ATCAAGTACCATGAGGAGTTTGAGAAGAGCAAGACTTCACATCTCCACGAGGAAGTAGAAAGGAGCAAGACTCAGCATCAACAGCCAGGTAACCCTGCCCCAG CAGCTTTCCAGCCTTCTGCTGCCTCTCAGAACTACCACTACGATCCTGTCCCTGAACCTGTACGGCCAGCGGCCGCTGCACCTCCTCCCAGTGCCGGG CAGAAGAGGTACCGGGCGGTGTACGACTACGCCGCCGCAGACGAGGACGAAGTCTCCTTCATGGACGGCGACGTGATCGTGGACGTGCAGCAGATCGACGAGGGCTGGATGTACGGCCGCGTGGAGCGCACTGGCCAGCAGGGAATGCTGCCCGCCAACTACGTGGAGGCCATCTGA
- the LOC133513991 gene encoding LIM and SH3 domain protein 1-like isoform X8, with translation MNPLCSKCNLVVYPTEKINCLDKYWHTKCFRCEVCNMSLNMKNYKGFEKRPYCNAHYPRANFTCVADTPENIRLKQQSKMQSQVLYKEDFEKNRGKSFTVVTDTPELQRLKKSQDQVSNIKYHEEFEKSKTSHLHEEVERSKTQHQQPAFQPSAASQNYHYDPVPEPVRPAAAAPPPSAGKRYRAVYDYAAADEDEVSFMDGDVIVDVQQIDEGWMYGRVERTGQQGMLPANYVEAI, from the exons TACTGGCATACGAAATGCTTTCGCTGCGAGGTCTGCAATATGTCTCTGAACATGAAGAATTACAAAGGCTTTGAGAAGAGACCATACTGCAATGC ACACTACCCCAGGGCAAACTTCACCTGCGTGGCTGACACTCCAGAGAACATCCGTCTCAAACAGCAGAGCAAGATGCAGAGCCAG GTTCTCTATAAGGAGGATTTTgagaagaatagaggaaaatCCTTCACTGTGGTCACAGACACGCCAGAGCTGCAGAGACTCAAGAAATCGCAGGATCAAGTCAGCAAC ATCAAGTACCATGAGGAGTTTGAGAAGAGCAAGACTTCACATCTCCACGAGGAAGTAGAAAGGAGCAAGACTCAGCATCAACAGCCAG CTTTCCAGCCTTCTGCTGCCTCTCAGAACTACCACTACGATCCTGTCCCTGAACCTGTACGGCCAGCGGCCGCTGCACCTCCTCCCAGTGCCGGG AAGAGGTACCGGGCGGTGTACGACTACGCCGCCGCAGACGAGGACGAAGTCTCCTTCATGGACGGCGACGTGATCGTGGACGTGCAGCAGATCGACGAGGGCTGGATGTACGGCCGCGTGGAGCGCACTGGCCAGCAGGGAATGCTGCCCGCCAACTACGTGGAGGCCATCTGA
- the LOC133513991 gene encoding LIM and SH3 domain protein 1-like isoform X4 has product MNPLCSKCNLVVYPTEKINCLDKYWHTKCFRCEVCNMSLNMKNYKGFEKRPYCNAHYPRANFTCVADTPENIRLKQQSKMQSQVLYKEDFEKNRGKSFTVVTDTPELQRLKKSQDQVSNIKYHEEFEKSKTSHLHEEVERSKTQHQQPGNPAPAFQPSAASQNYHYDPVPEPVRPAAAAPPPSAGKRYRAVYDYAAADEDEVSFMDGDVIVDVQQIDEGWMYGRVERTGQQGMLPANYVEAI; this is encoded by the exons TACTGGCATACGAAATGCTTTCGCTGCGAGGTCTGCAATATGTCTCTGAACATGAAGAATTACAAAGGCTTTGAGAAGAGACCATACTGCAATGC ACACTACCCCAGGGCAAACTTCACCTGCGTGGCTGACACTCCAGAGAACATCCGTCTCAAACAGCAGAGCAAGATGCAGAGCCAG GTTCTCTATAAGGAGGATTTTgagaagaatagaggaaaatCCTTCACTGTGGTCACAGACACGCCAGAGCTGCAGAGACTCAAGAAATCGCAGGATCAAGTCAGCAAC ATCAAGTACCATGAGGAGTTTGAGAAGAGCAAGACTTCACATCTCCACGAGGAAGTAGAAAGGAGCAAGACTCAGCATCAACAGCCAGGTAACCCTGCCCCAG CTTTCCAGCCTTCTGCTGCCTCTCAGAACTACCACTACGATCCTGTCCCTGAACCTGTACGGCCAGCGGCCGCTGCACCTCCTCCCAGTGCCGGG AAGAGGTACCGGGCGGTGTACGACTACGCCGCCGCAGACGAGGACGAAGTCTCCTTCATGGACGGCGACGTGATCGTGGACGTGCAGCAGATCGACGAGGGCTGGATGTACGGCCGCGTGGAGCGCACTGGCCAGCAGGGAATGCTGCCCGCCAACTACGTGGAGGCCATCTGA
- the LOC133513991 gene encoding LIM and SH3 domain protein 1-like isoform X7: MNPLCSKCNLVVYPTEKINCLDKYWHTKCFRCEVCNMSLNMKNYKGFEKRPYCNAHYPRANFTCVADTPENIRLKQQSKMQSQVLYKEDFEKNRGKSFTVVTDTPELQRLKKSQDQVSNIKYHEEFEKSKTSHLHEEVERSKTQHQQPAFQPSAASQNYHYDPVPEPVRPAAAAPPPSAGQKRYRAVYDYAAADEDEVSFMDGDVIVDVQQIDEGWMYGRVERTGQQGMLPANYVEAI; this comes from the exons TACTGGCATACGAAATGCTTTCGCTGCGAGGTCTGCAATATGTCTCTGAACATGAAGAATTACAAAGGCTTTGAGAAGAGACCATACTGCAATGC ACACTACCCCAGGGCAAACTTCACCTGCGTGGCTGACACTCCAGAGAACATCCGTCTCAAACAGCAGAGCAAGATGCAGAGCCAG GTTCTCTATAAGGAGGATTTTgagaagaatagaggaaaatCCTTCACTGTGGTCACAGACACGCCAGAGCTGCAGAGACTCAAGAAATCGCAGGATCAAGTCAGCAAC ATCAAGTACCATGAGGAGTTTGAGAAGAGCAAGACTTCACATCTCCACGAGGAAGTAGAAAGGAGCAAGACTCAGCATCAACAGCCAG CTTTCCAGCCTTCTGCTGCCTCTCAGAACTACCACTACGATCCTGTCCCTGAACCTGTACGGCCAGCGGCCGCTGCACCTCCTCCCAGTGCCGGG CAGAAGAGGTACCGGGCGGTGTACGACTACGCCGCCGCAGACGAGGACGAAGTCTCCTTCATGGACGGCGACGTGATCGTGGACGTGCAGCAGATCGACGAGGGCTGGATGTACGGCCGCGTGGAGCGCACTGGCCAGCAGGGAATGCTGCCCGCCAACTACGTGGAGGCCATCTGA
- the LOC133513991 gene encoding LIM and SH3 domain protein 1-like isoform X5, with product MNPLCSKCNLVVYPTEKINCLDKYWHTKCFRCEVCNMSLNMKNYKGFEKRPYCNAHYPRANFTCVADTPENIRLKQQSKMQSQVLYKEDFEKNRGKSFTVVTDTPELQRLKKSQDQVSNIKYHEEFEKSKTSHLHEEVERSKTQHQQPAAFQPSAASQNYHYDPVPEPVRPAAAAPPPSAGQKRYRAVYDYAAADEDEVSFMDGDVIVDVQQIDEGWMYGRVERTGQQGMLPANYVEAI from the exons TACTGGCATACGAAATGCTTTCGCTGCGAGGTCTGCAATATGTCTCTGAACATGAAGAATTACAAAGGCTTTGAGAAGAGACCATACTGCAATGC ACACTACCCCAGGGCAAACTTCACCTGCGTGGCTGACACTCCAGAGAACATCCGTCTCAAACAGCAGAGCAAGATGCAGAGCCAG GTTCTCTATAAGGAGGATTTTgagaagaatagaggaaaatCCTTCACTGTGGTCACAGACACGCCAGAGCTGCAGAGACTCAAGAAATCGCAGGATCAAGTCAGCAAC ATCAAGTACCATGAGGAGTTTGAGAAGAGCAAGACTTCACATCTCCACGAGGAAGTAGAAAGGAGCAAGACTCAGCATCAACAGCCAG CAGCTTTCCAGCCTTCTGCTGCCTCTCAGAACTACCACTACGATCCTGTCCCTGAACCTGTACGGCCAGCGGCCGCTGCACCTCCTCCCAGTGCCGGG CAGAAGAGGTACCGGGCGGTGTACGACTACGCCGCCGCAGACGAGGACGAAGTCTCCTTCATGGACGGCGACGTGATCGTGGACGTGCAGCAGATCGACGAGGGCTGGATGTACGGCCGCGTGGAGCGCACTGGCCAGCAGGGAATGCTGCCCGCCAACTACGTGGAGGCCATCTGA
- the LOC133513991 gene encoding LIM and SH3 domain protein 1-like isoform X6, which translates to MNPLCSKCNLVVYPTEKINCLDKYWHTKCFRCEVCNMSLNMKNYKGFEKRPYCNAHYPRANFTCVADTPENIRLKQQSKMQSQVLYKEDFEKNRGKSFTVVTDTPELQRLKKSQDQVSNIKYHEEFEKSKTSHLHEEVERSKTQHQQPAAFQPSAASQNYHYDPVPEPVRPAAAAPPPSAGKRYRAVYDYAAADEDEVSFMDGDVIVDVQQIDEGWMYGRVERTGQQGMLPANYVEAI; encoded by the exons TACTGGCATACGAAATGCTTTCGCTGCGAGGTCTGCAATATGTCTCTGAACATGAAGAATTACAAAGGCTTTGAGAAGAGACCATACTGCAATGC ACACTACCCCAGGGCAAACTTCACCTGCGTGGCTGACACTCCAGAGAACATCCGTCTCAAACAGCAGAGCAAGATGCAGAGCCAG GTTCTCTATAAGGAGGATTTTgagaagaatagaggaaaatCCTTCACTGTGGTCACAGACACGCCAGAGCTGCAGAGACTCAAGAAATCGCAGGATCAAGTCAGCAAC ATCAAGTACCATGAGGAGTTTGAGAAGAGCAAGACTTCACATCTCCACGAGGAAGTAGAAAGGAGCAAGACTCAGCATCAACAGCCAG CAGCTTTCCAGCCTTCTGCTGCCTCTCAGAACTACCACTACGATCCTGTCCCTGAACCTGTACGGCCAGCGGCCGCTGCACCTCCTCCCAGTGCCGGG AAGAGGTACCGGGCGGTGTACGACTACGCCGCCGCAGACGAGGACGAAGTCTCCTTCATGGACGGCGACGTGATCGTGGACGTGCAGCAGATCGACGAGGGCTGGATGTACGGCCGCGTGGAGCGCACTGGCCAGCAGGGAATGCTGCCCGCCAACTACGTGGAGGCCATCTGA
- the LOC133513991 gene encoding LIM and SH3 domain protein 1-like isoform X2: MNPLCSKCNLVVYPTEKINCLDKYWHTKCFRCEVCNMSLNMKNYKGFEKRPYCNAHYPRANFTCVADTPENIRLKQQSKMQSQVLYKEDFEKNRGKSFTVVTDTPELQRLKKSQDQVSNIKYHEEFEKSKTSHLHEEVERSKTQHQQPGNPAPAAFQPSAASQNYHYDPVPEPVRPAAAAPPPSAGKRYRAVYDYAAADEDEVSFMDGDVIVDVQQIDEGWMYGRVERTGQQGMLPANYVEAI, translated from the exons TACTGGCATACGAAATGCTTTCGCTGCGAGGTCTGCAATATGTCTCTGAACATGAAGAATTACAAAGGCTTTGAGAAGAGACCATACTGCAATGC ACACTACCCCAGGGCAAACTTCACCTGCGTGGCTGACACTCCAGAGAACATCCGTCTCAAACAGCAGAGCAAGATGCAGAGCCAG GTTCTCTATAAGGAGGATTTTgagaagaatagaggaaaatCCTTCACTGTGGTCACAGACACGCCAGAGCTGCAGAGACTCAAGAAATCGCAGGATCAAGTCAGCAAC ATCAAGTACCATGAGGAGTTTGAGAAGAGCAAGACTTCACATCTCCACGAGGAAGTAGAAAGGAGCAAGACTCAGCATCAACAGCCAGGTAACCCTGCCCCAG CAGCTTTCCAGCCTTCTGCTGCCTCTCAGAACTACCACTACGATCCTGTCCCTGAACCTGTACGGCCAGCGGCCGCTGCACCTCCTCCCAGTGCCGGG AAGAGGTACCGGGCGGTGTACGACTACGCCGCCGCAGACGAGGACGAAGTCTCCTTCATGGACGGCGACGTGATCGTGGACGTGCAGCAGATCGACGAGGGCTGGATGTACGGCCGCGTGGAGCGCACTGGCCAGCAGGGAATGCTGCCCGCCAACTACGTGGAGGCCATCTGA